The following nucleotide sequence is from cyanobacterium endosymbiont of Braarudosphaera bigelowii.
ACCTCTGTTACTTCCCAGAGAAATCCATTCTTAAAAGCTTTATGAAATAATTCATTTGATGAATTTAAATTATTAGGGTCATATTTTTGACTTTTTTTAATAAAAAGATTGTAAGTTCCCTTCTCTGCAACATCTTTTGCAGTATATATAGGGCCTCCGTTGCTACTCATTTGAAATTTATCGGTAACAATTGATAGCCATTGGCGAACATCTTCTTTATGAGAAGCTTCCATTTCAAATGTTCTTACTAAATTTTGTGTAATCTCCTCTAATGATCCTGGAGTATGATTGTGCTGACTTTGGCTTCTTAGAAACTGATTTGTATAAGAATAATCGGGTTTTTCACCACTTCGCCACTTGACTCCTTCATCATAATCTATAACTGCATTACGATCTTGGACCCAAAGGGGTAGCTTAGCTTTATTTTCTTTCATGGGAAGACTACCTTATTATTGAGATAATTAGAACCATCTAGCTTTATCATAAACTTATCTTTACAAAATTCAAAACATAAAAGTTTTTCCATTTTTTTAAAATTAACTAGGTTGAAAACCTGATCCAACAGGGGCAACAGTGTTTAGGTTTAACTCTGGATGATCTGTTTTGACTTGCTGTAAAGCCCATTCATTCTTAAACAATAAAACTGGTCTATCCCAACTATCTTTAACTGTAATAGTATTAAAAATTCTATCTATCTTTTCTAAAACCTTCCATCCATCTTTAACCCAACGAGCTAAAGTATAAGGCATAGCTTCGATAGTCGTATCTACTCCATACTCACTCAAAATCCTAAACTGTACTACTTCAAATTGCAATTTTCCTACTGCTGCTAATATAGGATCTCGTTTAAAGCTATCAGTAGAATGCATAATTTGAATTGCTCCTTCCTCTTTTAATTCATGGATTCCTTTCTGAAATTGCTTAAATTTTGAAGGATTTAGATTTTTTAGATAAGAAAAAAACTCTGGCGAGAAACAAGGAATACCTTCATATTCTAATTTCTGTCCACTATAGATTGTGTCTCCAATTGCAAACATTCCTGGATTATTTAAACCGATAACATCTCCTCCGTAGGCTTCTTCAACAGAAGATCTATCTTGAGCAAATAATTTTTGAGGACGAGACAAGCGAATAGTTTTGCCAGTCCTCGCATGATTTACGTTCATATCTTTTTGAAACTTTCCTGTACAAACTCTTATAAAAGCTACACGGTCACGATGTTTCGGATCCATATTGGCCTGTAATTTAAAGACAAACCCACTAAACTCTGGATAAGTCGGATCAACTATTCCAATAGATGAGTTACGTCCGTCAGGTTTTAAGGCGTACTTTAAGAAAGCTTCTAAGAATGGTTGTACTCCAAAGTTGGTCATAGCTGATCCAAAGAAAACAGGAGTCATATCTCCTGAATGAATCTTTTCTAAGTCAAAACTATCCCCTAATTCTTCAAGAATTTCTAAGCTTTCTCTAAATTCTGAGTAGATTTCTGGCTCTAAATAATTTTTAAACTCTTCATCTTCTAGTTTAAGACTTGTCACTTCTGCTTGTTGGCTTCCATGAGCAGAACGTTTAAATAAACTTATTACTTTTTGAGAGCGATCATAAACTCCTTTAAAACTATCACCAATTCCTATTGGCCAATTTACAGCATATGGTTTTAATCCTAATTCCTTCTCAATTTCATCCAATAATTCTAAAGGTTCACGTCCAGGACGATCCATTTTATTTATAAAGGTGAAAATAGGAAGTTTTCTCAAGCGACATACTTCAAAGAGTTTTCTTGTTTGAGTTTCTAATCCTTTTGCAGCATCGATAAGCATTACAGCATTATCAGCAGCAGCAAGAGTTCTATAGGTATCTTCACTAAAGTCTTGGTGTCCAGGAGTATCTAGTAAATTAATTTGAAAATTTTGATATTGAAACTGCAAAACGGTAGAGGTAATTGAGATACCACGCTGTTTTTCCATTTCCATCCAATCTGAAGTTACTTTACGCTGGTCTCGTCTTGCTTTTACAGCGCCTGCCTGATGTATTGCACCTCCATAAAGTAATAATTTCTCAGTAAGAGTAGTCTTACCTGCATCAGGGTGAGATATGATAGCAAAATTTCGTCTTACTTGAACAGCTTCTCGAATTTCTCGTTGTTTCTCATTAGTCATACAAAGCTTTTTCTATATTAATAATCACTTCTATAAGTTATAGCTAATTCTTGATTTATAAAACAGTTTTTACAAATATCATAATTTTTTATTCTAATAAGATAAAAGACGCACTTAAAGCAAGAAAATATATGTTTTCAGAAAATTTAATAAATAACCTACTAATGAAATGGTCACCAAAACTTTTTTTATAGAGATTTAATACGCAATCTTAACAATAGATAGTTACTATATTTAACTTTTGGAGATATTATGTGCAACTATTTTTGATAGATGATTTGTGATTTATACTTATCTTCTGGCATCTTAAAATTAAACTTGATTAAACAAGCTAGTTGTCATTACTAATTACAACACTCTGTAGTTTTAAATATATACTTTAAATATTATTATTGTGTTTTCTAAATGTAGCTTTTCATTATTAACTTAGTACTCTATTTATTTTAGGATATTTGTTTTTAAAATATTGATTTATATAAGTCAATATTTTAAAAAACAATAAGACTCTGTCAGGAAG
It contains:
- a CDS encoding SnoaL-like polyketide cyclase, which encodes MKENKAKLPLWVQDRNAVIDYDEGVKWRSGEKPDYSYTNQFLRSQSQHNHTPGSLEEITQNLVRTFEMEASHKEDVRQWLSIVTDKFQMSSNGGPIYTAKDVAEKGTYNLFIKKSQKYDPNNLNSSNELFHKAFKNGFLWEVTEVLSGPPNIAFKWRHWGEFNGTYKDYQPTGKTVEIIGMSVAQVTDDLKIISVEHYFDNDSFLNKLTSNCPLHK
- a CDS encoding peptide chain release factor 3, whose translation is MTNEKQREIREAVQVRRNFAIISHPDAGKTTLTEKLLLYGGAIHQAGAVKARRDQRKVTSDWMEMEKQRGISITSTVLQFQYQNFQINLLDTPGHQDFSEDTYRTLAAADNAVMLIDAAKGLETQTRKLFEVCRLRKLPIFTFINKMDRPGREPLELLDEIEKELGLKPYAVNWPIGIGDSFKGVYDRSQKVISLFKRSAHGSQQAEVTSLKLEDEEFKNYLEPEIYSEFRESLEILEELGDSFDLEKIHSGDMTPVFFGSAMTNFGVQPFLEAFLKYALKPDGRNSSIGIVDPTYPEFSGFVFKLQANMDPKHRDRVAFIRVCTGKFQKDMNVNHARTGKTIRLSRPQKLFAQDRSSVEEAYGGDVIGLNNPGMFAIGDTIYSGQKLEYEGIPCFSPEFFSYLKNLNPSKFKQFQKGIHELKEEGAIQIMHSTDSFKRDPILAAVGKLQFEVVQFRILSEYGVDTTIEAMPYTLARWVKDGWKVLEKIDRIFNTITVKDSWDRPVLLFKNEWALQQVKTDHPELNLNTVAPVGSGFQPS